The sequence TTGAAATTAAAGATGTTAAACAATTTCTTTTTACCCAAGTTAATTTAAGCACCATTAAGGCTGTTACAGAGCGTTTAGAAGTGCCTATGTCGCTTGCTCATACAATTATGGGCAAATGGGGTTATACAGGATCAGCTTGTATTCCTATGGCACTAGATGACTTAGTAGATTTAGGCAAGCTTAAAAATGGGGATCTAATTGTAATGTGTGCTTCTGGTGGTGGCCTAAATATGGCTTGTACGGTTTTTCGGTGGTTTATCTAAAATCAAACCACTATTTTTTAGCAACACAAATTCTTATAAAAACTTAGGAGAAACTATGAATTTAATGTCAATTTATGAAGAAACTGCAAAAGTAGGTATTCGCAGCACATTGCATATACAAAAGGCTGCTGATAAAGTAGCTCAAAGCTTTATTGAAGCTACTATGACTTCAAAAGATGCTAACACTACTGTTGTAAAAGAATATATCAATAGTTGCTACCAAACACGTCAACAATTTTTAGATAAAATGGCAGATACAGCAGAAAAATTAGTTACTGATTATCCATTTAAGAAAGAAGTAACAGAATTTAATGCTCGTACTGCTGAAAATACAAAAAAAGCTTTTGAATTATTTTCTTTGCCTGTGGTGACAACTGCTAAAAAATAAATAACTTAGCTGTTAGAAAGATTGTTAAATATAGGGTCAATTATTTATCTAAGCCCTAAATTTAGGGCTTAGAATTTTCATAATCAAATTACCTTAAAACAACTGTATGAATAATATTCAAATCAACAAAACATTTAGTACAAATATAAGCTTTACTCAAGCTGATATTAATAAATTTGCTGAAATTAGCGGCGATAAAAACCCTATTCATATAGATTTAGAATATGCTGCTAAATCCAGATTTGGTAAAACTATTGCTCATGGAATGCTGGTTTATTCTGTGATTAGTGAATACTTAAATAAAGAATTTCCTAAAGGTAAACAATTATCACAGGAATTAGCTTTTCTTAGTCCTGTTTATACTGAAGAAGAATTATTCTTAATGCAGCAAATAACTACTATAAAAACCGAAGAACAAATAGTAGAAGTAAAAACTTCTGTTACTAAAACAGATGGAACTCTAGCTTGTCAAAGTCTAACTTTATTAAAATTATCTAATTAGAAGGAAAAAGTTAAATGTTTGTAAAAGTTGATGTTGGAGATCAAGCGGTAAGTAAAAAGATTTTTACTGATTCTCAATTAGAAGAATATGCTTCTTTGATAGGAAAAAAAACTTTTTCATCAGTTGATAAAACTAGCATTGTTCCAGAGGCTTTGATAGCAGGGCTTTTTTCTATGATACTTGGTACAACACTACCTGGTGAAGGTACTATTTATCTTAAACAAAAATTAAATTTTTTATCTCAAGCAAATGCAGCCGATGAACTGACTGCTAAAGTTGAAATTGTAGATATTCGTCAAGATAAAGGGTTAATTACTTGTAAAACAACTTGTTTGGATTCTAAAAACAAAATTATTTGTGAGGGAGAAGCTTTAGTAATGAATAAAGCTAAAGTTTCTTAAAATAATATGAAGTATGAAAATCTATATCTGCTTTTTCAAGAACGAGTTAAAGAATATGGTGAAAAGAATTTTTTATATACTCGTGAACAAGACTCTTGGCAAGCAATGTCATGGAATAATTTTGCTTACCAAGTAAAATGTTTTAGTTCAGCACTGTTTTCATTAGGTTTAACAAAAGGTCATTCGGTTTGCATTTTAATGGGGACTTTACCAGAATGGCCCATTAGCGATCTTGGGACTATTTTTGCTGGTGGTGTAAGTGTTGGACTTTATCCTACAAGCTCGGCTGAACAGTGTAAATATATTATTAACCATTCAGATGCAGAATATATTGTTGTTGACAGTAAGCAGCAACTAAACAAAATTCTTGCAATAAAATCTGAAATTCCAAAAATTAAAAAAATAATTGTTTTAGATGAACAGTTAGCAGGTTCTGAAATAATTTCTTATAAAGATTTCTTAAAATTAGGTAGTGAAAATTTAAGCAATGTAAAAGCCAATTTGTCAGAGATTGGAAAACAAACCAAAGCTTCTGATATCGCTATTATGGTTTATACTTCAGGAACAACAGGACTTCCAAAAGGTGCTTGTCTAAGCCATCAATATATTATCAATAGCGTAGAATCGCTTTTAGAAACTGTTCCTGTTTATGACACAGATAGATCTTTTTCCTATTTACCCTATTGTCATGTAGCAGAAAGAATTACAGGTTTTTATAACCGGTTATATGCAGGTTCACCAGCCTATTTTGTTCAAGACTTAAATAAGCTTTGGCATTATATGTTAGAAGTAAAACCAACAATATTTGGCAGTCTACCAAGATTTTTTGAAAAATTCATAGCAAAATTATTTCTGATGTTGAAAATGCTTCTACTCAAGAACAACATTTATTTAATAAAGTAGTCAAAATTGGCCGAGAAATAGACGACTTAAAACAGCAAAACTTACCTGTACCAACTTATTTATTAGAAATCTATGAAACTCTGTCATCAGAAATACAAAGTAAAATTAAATCTTATTTTGGTGGAGAAATCCGAATACTTTCTTCTGGTGGTGCGCCACTTCCACAAGAAATTGCTGAATTTTTTAGTGCTTTAGGGCTGCCAATTTTACAAGCCTATGGGTTAACAGAAAATCTTTGTGCTGCTTTTAATCGTGCTGATAATCATCGTTTTGGCACAGTTGGACAAGCTATGCCAGGTTGCAAAATAAAAATAGCCGCAGATGGTGAAATTATGTTGCAAAGCGAAATGATGTTTAGCGGTTATTATAAAGAGCCTGACAAAACTGCGGAAATGTTTCAAGATGGCTGGCTAGTAACTGGCGATTTAGGCCAGTTAACAAGCGATGGATTTCTAAAAATTATTGGTCGTAAAAAAGAGCTAATTATTACTTCAACAGGAAAAAATGTTGCTCCTGCATTGCTAGAAAATCTGTTAAAGGAACACGCCCTTGTTAGTCAAGCAATGGCTTATGGCGATGGCAAAAGCTATTTAACAGCACTAATTACACTTAATCAACTAGAAACAGAAAATTATGCACAAAGAAATAAAATTGATTATTTAGATTTTGCTGATTTAACTAAAAAACAAGAAATAATTTCTTTGGTGCAAAATCTAGTAAACAAAGTTAATAGCCAAGTTTCATCAACTGAAGCAATAAAAAAATTTGTAATTTTAGAACATGATTTAAGCATTGAAGCAGGTGAAATTACCCCAACTCTAAAAGTAAAAAGAAATGTTGTTGCACAAAATTATAAAGAAGCTTTAGAAGGCCTTTATAGCTAACCATGAATTTATTTAAGTTAACGGCAATGATGATGCAGCTTTTTCAAACTCCTAAAGTAGCACAAACTCCATCAGAAATAATTTTTTCTGATTATACTTTTAAGGTTTATCATTATTTGCCTAAAAATAAACTTGTGTCTGATGTGCCAATTCTAATAGTCAATTCACTGGTAAATAAATATTACATTCTGGATTTGATGCCAGGCAAAAGCTATGTTGAATATTTAGTTAATCAAGGATTTAATGTTTATTTAATTGATTGGGGAGTGCCTGAAAGCAGCGATTCTAGCTTAAGTTTAGAGGATTACATCAACTTTTTTTTAAGCAAAATTGTTAAACAAGTCTTAAAACACTCACAAGCAAAAAAGCTTTCAATCATTGGTTATTGTATGGGCGGGACAATGGCTTTAGTCTATACAGCTATTAAACAAGAGTTTGTGCAAAGCCTGATTTTACTGGCTACTCCAGTTGATTTTCATAATGATTCGCTGCTTAGTTTATGGGGTAGCCCAGAAAATTTTAATGTTGATAAATTTATTAATGTTTATGGAAATGTTCCAAAAGAAGTGCTTTATACAACTTTTATGATGCTTAAACCGCTAAAAAACATTACTAAATATGTTGATTTAGCAGAAAATATTGAAAATGAAGAATATATAAAAATTTTTGCTGCCTTTGATTATTGGATAAAAGACACAATACCAATTGCTGGTGAAACTTTTCGACAATTTATTAAATATGCTTATCAACAAAATTTGCTTGTAAAAAATCGCTTTCCTTTGGGAAATCAAATTATAAGCTTAAAAAATGTTAAATGCCCTCTACTAAATGTCTTAGCTGAACATGATGAAATTGTCCCTCTTAAATCTTCGGAAATCTTAATGCAGTTAGTTGGCAGCAAAGATAAAGAATTATTAAAAGTTAAAGGCGGTCATCACGGCCTTTCCATTGGGCTAAGTGCAATAAAAATTGTTTGGCCTAAAACAGTTGATTGGTTGCTCTCTCATAGCAAATAATATTGTGGGGTTTTATGAAGCGTAAAATTTTAATTATCTTTTTATTATTTTTAATCACAATGTCAGAAAATTTAATTAGCTATGGTCAAGATAAAAAAGCAACTAATAACAGGGTTGTTTTAGAAGACACTTTTACTAAAGTTCTACATGGTTGGGTAAAAGTAGAGCGTTACAAAATAGAAAATGAAAATTTTTTAGCAGAAGACTATCCGCTAGATAATAGAGGTGATCAAGATGGACAGCGAGCAGAGTTTTTTGCTAGCAAACAGCCACATTCTAGCCGCTTTTTACTTTATTACGCGCCAGAATGGGATAAAAAAGACAATAAATCAACACCAATATTATTAGTACATGGTGCTAATGATAATGCTGATCGTGCTTGGGCAAATCCTGGCGAATATGGCTTTGGTTGTGGTTCTCCAATTTGTGCAAAAACTGGCTTAATGCAAAGTTTAGTTGCAGAAGGTTACAGAGTTTTTGCAATTAATTTTCCTCATAAACATGGCGATAACTTGCTTTGGGCGCAACAAATTGGAGAAGCAATTTCAAGAATTAAAGTTTTAACAAACGCTAGTCAAGTTAATGTAATTGCTTGGAGCAAAGGAGCATTTGCTAGCCGACTTTATGCTAGCAGCATAAAAGCTAAATGGGGAAAAGATTATGCTAATGATATAAACAAATTAATTTTAGTTGGGTGTCCAAACTCAGGGATAGATTATGCGTTTCGTCATGGCACAACGCTTAATAACTTAGTTTTTCCTAGCTGTGGTGGATTTAAGGTAAATGGCCCGGCTGTACATACATCAATACTTTGTCAGGAAAAATGGCAGTCATTTCCCGAACTATCAATTTATACAACTAAAGCAGGCAATTTTTTCCCCGGTCAAAAGCAAATGTTAAGAAAATGGGATCAAAAATTTTCATTGCCAGAAAATGAAACTGACTGGAAAACAACTTATTATGGTGGAAAAGGTTCTGTTTCTGAAAGCCTAGGAATTGATTCAGCAATTGAGCAAGGATCTTTAGTAAAACAAGTCTTATCTCAAGAAATCCCTAAATCTATCAACACTTATTTATTAGCTGGTAGCAGTGCCAACATACCGCTTTTTCATAATGAACACACGGGCCCAAGTGATGGACTTGTGTTTCTTGATAGCGCGATGGACAAAACCGCTATAGCAAATTTGTCAGGAAGTGCGGCAATAGAAACTAATCATTTACTGCTTACCTGGCATAGCAAATCTATAGCGCAAATTAGCGAATGGTTAAAAAAATAGGAAAATAATTTATGTCTACCCTGGTCAAAGAAGCAAATATAAAAGCTGAAAAAACAGAAAATATAAATAATTATTCTTGGTATGTACTAGGCTTGCTTACAGTAGTTTATGCCTTAAACTTTCTGGATCGTTCGCTAATTTATATTTTATTTACTCCAATTAAAAAAGAATTGTTGCTATCAGATTTACAATTAGCACTGCTTGGAACTACTTCATTTGTAATATTTTATACACTTTTAGGGATTCCTTTTGGCCGACTAGCTGACCGAACAATTCGCAAAAATTTAATTGCAATTGGACTAGCAATTTGGAGCCTCTTTTCTGGCTTAACTGGTTATGCAGAAAGCTTTTGGGGGATTTTTTTTTGCCGCGTCATGGTTGGGGTAGGCGAAGCGACTTTAGGCCCAGCAGCACTTTCCCTGCTAAGTGATTATTTTCCTGTCAAGATGCGTGCTACTGTTCAAGCTATTTATTCCTCTGGAATACCTTTGGGTGGTGGGATAGCATTTTTTCTAGGTGGTTGGATAGGTAGCTCAATGGGTTGGCGTTGGGCATTTTATTTGTTAGGTTTTCCAGGGCTTCTTGTAGCTTTATTTGTTTTTCTCTTAAAAGAACCTTCACGCGGTCAAACAGAAAAAAATATTACTCTTTATCAACCAGGGGATTGGAAACGGCTTTTTAGGTCTAAAGCTTTAAGATTTCATCATATTGGTTATGCTCTTTTTGCTTTAGCTGCAAATAGTTTAACTATTTGGGGGCCTTCGTTTTTCTCTCGTGTACACGGCTTAAGCATAGCAACCATAGGGCTTCTAGCCGGTATCCTTTCTATTTTAGGTGGAATGCCAGGTACAATTTTAGGTGGCTATGCTTCAGATTGGTTTAGAAAAAAAGGTCGTGGTGGACGGATGCTTTTTACTAGCTATGGTGCAATTGCTTGTATTCCACTTTGGCTAATGTTGCTTTATAGCAATAATGTTATTTTGCTTGTAACCGCAAATTTATTTTTGTTAGCTGCTGCATTAATTTGGCTTGGCCCCGCAGCCGCAGACGTTCATGATATTGCCGGGCCACAACTTAGAGGATTAGGAATAGGAGTTTACTTTTTTACAGTTAATATGATTGGTTATGGCTTTGGCCCTCCAATTGTTGGCAAACTTAATGATTTAATGGGAGTTAGCACCAATCCTAACCAAATTAAATTTTCACTTTTAATCTGTCCTCTAACTTGTGTTTTGAGTGCTTTTTTCCTTTATTTAGGCAGTAGAGCAATGGAAAAAGAGAGTAGTTAAATTTTTAGCGTTTTTTAGATAAACATTCAGTATTTATTGATAATCGATGTACTAAGATTTATCTCCTGATTCTGTAGAGTTTGTTGATTCTATAGAAATTTCTGTAACTACGTTTTCTACACTTTGACTTTGAGCATCATGAGTTAAGATTATTTGTTGAATTTCAGAAGATTCAATATCTTGTTGCTCGGTAGCTCTCCACTTAATCGGGGTCAGATGAAATAACAAGAAAAAACATAGATTTTTGGTTAATTAATAATGAAGCTTCAACGAAGAATCAATAACTTACAGCCAATAATTTCCTTAAATTATCCTCAATTTTATGCTTTTTATCACGGCCCCGATTTAATGGGGAGCTACCTGTTGCTCTGATTTAGAATAAATTGTAATTAAAATAATCTGCTCGTTTTTATACTGATAAATAACACGATAACCACCACTTTTTCCTTTTGCGCTGTCTGTGTTTCTTACCCTTGCTTTAAATACTTCCTCATTAACTCCTTTTATTTGATCTCCTGGTTTATGCCCTTTAACAAGTTCATCTAATAATTCTTGCAAATCTGTTTTTATTCTACGATATTTTTTAGCTAGTTGTCTTATATTACGCTTAAATTCTCCAGTGTATTCGATTGATATCTTTGACATATTTTATCACTCTATATCAATTCCTTCCCATAATTCTTCTATTGGATAAGTTTCTCCTTGTTTTGCTTCTTTCCATCCTTGTTCAAAACTAGCTTTTGCGCTTTTTAGACTTACACTTTCCTTAAAAGCTTTCATCAATTGTAATACGTAAGGCAAATATTCTTCTGGCAATGCGTCTAGTTCTGCTAAAACTTGTTTTTTATACACATTTGTTGCACTCATTTTTTACTCCAAATTTCTTGGCTAAAATTTTTTGCTTTTACTCTAATTAGATTTTATTACTTTGGATTATATTCCTTTACCTAGTCAAGTAGTTTCTAAAACAGGATGCCTTCGCAAATAAATTTTAATTTTTTACGCTTTTTAGACAAACGTTCGTTCTTTTTTATTTGCTTTCTGTTATAATAACGAACGAACGTACATTTTACTTCCTTTCGCTAAAACTCATATTAAAAACTAAATATTTATAAATAATTAGAGGAGATATTTTAATGGGCCAACCAAAAAATGTTATTAGATTTATTTCCTTGTCCTTAGCCGTTTTAGTTCTGTTTTTAGCCTTTTATCCTGCTATAAACCATATCAATAAAAATGTAAGTGCTAATAGCCTTCCATCACAATCAACACAAGATTTAACCCAAACCCCTAGCCAAACCTATAACATCAAGCAGCAAGCCGAAGGCAACTTGGCCGCAAGTATGGCGGGAATTACGCCTCATTTTAGAGACTGGCTAGCTGCTAATGGTTATGGAAGCTATGATTTTGGTCGATTTGATTTAGCAGGCGGGAGTTATGGCGGCAAGTCAAGTGCTACGGATAGCGTAGTTAATCAACCAGTGATTTTTATTCATGGCAATTCTGACAAAGCCGTAGGCACTACAGCCGGTCAAACAGGTTGGAATGCTTCAATAGATTATTTTCTATCCAACGGTTACAAAACTTCAGAGCTTTATGCGACTACATACGGCCCAGCAAATGTTTTTTCATCCTCTCAACAATACCATTCCAGAGAATATTTAACTAAGCTTAGAAATTTTATTAAAGCCGTCAAACAATACACAGGCGCGGCAAAAGTTGATATTGTCGCACATTCTTTAGGTGTCACCTTAGCCCGCAAAGCCATAAAAGGCGGTACAGCCTATGATCCTTATAATGGCGGATATTATGATTTAGGCCCATCATTAACCAGCAGTGTAGACACTTTTGTTGGAATTGCTGGAGCAAACCGAGGGCTAACATCTTGTTATTTGACAGGAGGCACAACGCTTACTTGTGATGATGAAGTAGGGCTTTACCCAGGTTATTTAATTGGCTTCGTTGGGCCATATGGCGTTTCCAGCTATTTAGTTGACCTAAATTCTACCTCTCGTTATGAAGGCTCATATATTTATAGCATTTGGTCAAGCGTTGATGAGGTAGTAGGTTATGGGACAGTAGTTTATGGAAAATACACCTGTCAAATACCTGGTCAAAACGGGCAAAAGACCTTTAGCACCGTGCCTTATGGACATTTTGGAGTAAAAGATTTAACAGGCTACTATCAACTTAGAATGGTCAAATTCCACGCAACTAACTAAGCACAACCAAAAGAAAAATCAAAAAGTGCAAGTAATTTGTTTATAGATAAATTGCTTGCACTTTTTATTTTTATCAATTTTCAGGTGGAAACCTTGCTAGAATTTTTTTGATTTCCTTCTCATATGTATCAACGCGAATAAATAAACCTACTTCACCGTTTTCTAATGATTTAGTGGCAATACCAGCAAGTTTTATTTTTCCATTACAATTTATGTAAAGAGGGCATCCGCTATCTCTAGGGTTGATTCCATCAGTTTCTATGCGATTAGAAATTACTTGACGTTGTGGAGGTGCTTTAACTATCAAATGCCTTTTGCTACTACAGTTATAACGGATGTAATTGCTATTGTTAGCAGGAAGTTCTAGATCTACTACACGTTCCCGTTTAACACCACTAACCCCATTTTCATCAATACCATAGCTAACAATTAATCC is a genomic window of Blastocatellia bacterium containing:
- a CDS encoding MaoC family dehydratase, which produces MNNIQINKTFSTNISFTQADINKFAEISGDKNPIHIDLEYAAKSRFGKTIAHGMLVYSVISEYLNKEFPKGKQLSQELAFLSPVYTEEELFLMQQITTIKTEEQIVEVKTSVTKTDGTLACQSLTLLKLSN
- a CDS encoding AMP-binding protein; its protein translation is MKYENLYLLFQERVKEYGEKNFLYTREQDSWQAMSWNNFAYQVKCFSSALFSLGLTKGHSVCILMGTLPEWPISDLGTIFAGGVSVGLYPTSSAEQCKYIINHSDAEYIVVDSKQQLNKILAIKSEIPKIKKIIVLDEQLAGSEIISYKDFLKLGSENLSNVKANLSEIGKQTKASDIAIMVYTSGTTGLPKGACLSHQYIINSVESLLETVPVYDTDRSFSYLPYCHVAERITGFYNRLYAGSPAYFVQDLNKLWHYMLEVKPTIFGSLPRFFEKFIAKLFLMLKMLLLKNNIYLIK
- a CDS encoding AMP-binding protein, with the protein product MHSKIISDVENASTQEQHLFNKVVKIGREIDDLKQQNLPVPTYLLEIYETLSSEIQSKIKSYFGGEIRILSSGGAPLPQEIAEFFSALGLPILQAYGLTENLCAAFNRADNHRFGTVGQAMPGCKIKIAADGEIMLQSEMMFSGYYKEPDKTAEMFQDGWLVTGDLGQLTSDGFLKIIGRKKELIITSTGKNVAPALLENLLKEHALVSQAMAYGDGKSYLTALITLNQLETENYAQRNKIDYLDFADLTKKQEIISLVQNLVNKVNSQVSSTEAIKKFVILEHDLSIEAGEITPTLKVKRNVVAQNYKEALEGLYS
- a CDS encoding alpha/beta fold hydrolase — its product is MNLFKLTAMMMQLFQTPKVAQTPSEIIFSDYTFKVYHYLPKNKLVSDVPILIVNSLVNKYYILDLMPGKSYVEYLVNQGFNVYLIDWGVPESSDSSLSLEDYINFFLSKIVKQVLKHSQAKKLSIIGYCMGGTMALVYTAIKQEFVQSLILLATPVDFHNDSLLSLWGSPENFNVDKFINVYGNVPKEVLYTTFMMLKPLKNITKYVDLAENIENEEYIKIFAAFDYWIKDTIPIAGETFRQFIKYAYQQNLLVKNRFPLGNQIISLKNVKCPLLNVLAEHDEIVPLKSSEILMQLVGSKDKELLKVKGGHHGLSIGLSAIKIVWPKTVDWLLSHSK
- a CDS encoding lipase, encoding MKRKILIIFLLFLITMSENLISYGQDKKATNNRVVLEDTFTKVLHGWVKVERYKIENENFLAEDYPLDNRGDQDGQRAEFFASKQPHSSRFLLYYAPEWDKKDNKSTPILLVHGANDNADRAWANPGEYGFGCGSPICAKTGLMQSLVAEGYRVFAINFPHKHGDNLLWAQQIGEAISRIKVLTNASQVNVIAWSKGAFASRLYASSIKAKWGKDYANDINKLILVGCPNSGIDYAFRHGTTLNNLVFPSCGGFKVNGPAVHTSILCQEKWQSFPELSIYTTKAGNFFPGQKQMLRKWDQKFSLPENETDWKTTYYGGKGSVSESLGIDSAIEQGSLVKQVLSQEIPKSINTYLLAGSSANIPLFHNEHTGPSDGLVFLDSAMDKTAIANLSGSAAIETNHLLLTWHSKSIAQISEWLKK
- a CDS encoding MFS transporter yields the protein MSTLVKEANIKAEKTENINNYSWYVLGLLTVVYALNFLDRSLIYILFTPIKKELLLSDLQLALLGTTSFVIFYTLLGIPFGRLADRTIRKNLIAIGLAIWSLFSGLTGYAESFWGIFFCRVMVGVGEATLGPAALSLLSDYFPVKMRATVQAIYSSGIPLGGGIAFFLGGWIGSSMGWRWAFYLLGFPGLLVALFVFLLKEPSRGQTEKNITLYQPGDWKRLFRSKALRFHHIGYALFALAANSLTIWGPSFFSRVHGLSIATIGLLAGILSILGGMPGTILGGYASDWFRKKGRGGRMLFTSYGAIACIPLWLMLLYSNNVILLVTANLFLLAAALIWLGPAAADVHDIAGPQLRGLGIGVYFFTVNMIGYGFGPPIVGKLNDLMGVSTNPNQIKFSLLICPLTCVLSAFFLYLGSRAMEKESS
- a CDS encoding type II toxin-antitoxin system RelE/ParE family toxin, whose protein sequence is MSKISIEYTGEFKRNIRQLAKKYRRIKTDLQELLDELVKGHKPGDQIKGVNEEVFKARVRNTDSAKGKSGGYRVIYQYKNEQIILITIYSKSEQQVAPH
- a CDS encoding lipase — translated: MGQPKNVIRFISLSLAVLVLFLAFYPAINHINKNVSANSLPSQSTQDLTQTPSQTYNIKQQAEGNLAASMAGITPHFRDWLAANGYGSYDFGRFDLAGGSYGGKSSATDSVVNQPVIFIHGNSDKAVGTTAGQTGWNASIDYFLSNGYKTSELYATTYGPANVFSSSQQYHSREYLTKLRNFIKAVKQYTGAAKVDIVAHSLGVTLARKAIKGGTAYDPYNGGYYDLGPSLTSSVDTFVGIAGANRGLTSCYLTGGTTLTCDDEVGLYPGYLIGFVGPYGVSSYLVDLNSTSRYEGSYIYSIWSSVDEVVGYGTVVYGKYTCQIPGQNGQKTFSTVPYGHFGVKDLTGYYQLRMVKFHATN